The following coding sequences lie in one Ostrea edulis chromosome 8, xbOstEdul1.1, whole genome shotgun sequence genomic window:
- the LOC125661624 gene encoding acidic leucine-rich nuclear phosphoprotein 32 family member E-like isoform X1, with product MSMEMAKRIELEKRGRKPSEILELNLDSCRAPSIDGLTEEFSELESLSLINVGLTSLKAFPNLPKLQKLELSDNRIQSGLQNLQGCPNLTHLSLSGNKIKEIDTLEPLKNFSELKHLDLFNCEVTQLDDYREQVFELLPNLKFLDGFDKNDKEADEDEEDGEDGSENEEDEDDEDDLDNEDDDDDDEEGDDDEEEDEEEEEDEEGVDDEEVGLDYLQKEDIEDDSEGEDFDPVDGANEEEEEEEEEEEDAPRGTKRKLEDEEEGDD from the exons ATGTCCATGGAAATGGCAAAACGGATCGAGTTGGAGAAGAGGGGTAGAAAACCATCTGAA ATATTAGAGTTGAATTTGGACAGTTGTCGTGCACCCTCCATAGATGGTTTGACAGAGGAGTTCTCAGAATTAGAATCACTTAGCCTAATTAATGTTGGATTAACATCATTAAAAGCGTTTCCTAACTTACCAAAGTTACAAAAG ttAGAACTAAGTGATAACAGAATCCAGTCTGGCCTTCAAAACCTACAGGGATGTCCCAACCTCACTCATCTCAGCCTTAGTGGAAACAAAATCAAGGAAATCGACACATTAGAACCATTG AAAAATTTCAGTGAGTTGAAGCACCTTGACCTCTTTAATTGTGAAGTGACCCAGTTGGATGATTACAGAGAACAAGTGTTTGAACTTCTACCAAATCTAAAATTCCTGGATGGTTTTGACAAAAATGACAAAGAGGCAGACGAAGATGAGGAAGATg GTGAAGATGGATCAGAAAATGAAGAGGATGAGGATGATGAAGACGATCTTGATAACGAAG atgatgatgacgatgatgagGAGGGTGATGATGATGAAGAGGAAGATGAGGAGGAGGAAGAAGATGAGGAAGGTGTAGATGATGAAGAGGTTGGTCTAGACTATCTCCAGAAGGAAGACATTGAA GATGACTCTGAGGGGGAAGACTTCGATCCAGTGGATGGAGCAAATGAAGAAGAAGAGG
- the LOC125661624 gene encoding acidic leucine-rich nuclear phosphoprotein 32 family member A-like isoform X2: MSMEMAKRIELEKRGRKPSEILELNLDSCRAPSIDGLTEEFSELESLSLINVGLTSLKAFPNLPKLQKLELSDNRIQSGLQNLQGCPNLTHLSLSGNKIKEIDTLEPLKNFSELKHLDLFNCEVTQLDDYREQVFELLPNLKFLDGFDKNDKEADEDEEDGEDGSENEEDEDDEDDLDNEDDDDDDEEGDDDEEEDEEEEEDEEGVDDEEDDSEGEDFDPVDGANEEEEEEEEEEEDAPRGTKRKLEDEEEGDD, translated from the exons ATGTCCATGGAAATGGCAAAACGGATCGAGTTGGAGAAGAGGGGTAGAAAACCATCTGAA ATATTAGAGTTGAATTTGGACAGTTGTCGTGCACCCTCCATAGATGGTTTGACAGAGGAGTTCTCAGAATTAGAATCACTTAGCCTAATTAATGTTGGATTAACATCATTAAAAGCGTTTCCTAACTTACCAAAGTTACAAAAG ttAGAACTAAGTGATAACAGAATCCAGTCTGGCCTTCAAAACCTACAGGGATGTCCCAACCTCACTCATCTCAGCCTTAGTGGAAACAAAATCAAGGAAATCGACACATTAGAACCATTG AAAAATTTCAGTGAGTTGAAGCACCTTGACCTCTTTAATTGTGAAGTGACCCAGTTGGATGATTACAGAGAACAAGTGTTTGAACTTCTACCAAATCTAAAATTCCTGGATGGTTTTGACAAAAATGACAAAGAGGCAGACGAAGATGAGGAAGATg GTGAAGATGGATCAGAAAATGAAGAGGATGAGGATGATGAAGACGATCTTGATAACGAAG atgatgatgacgatgatgagGAGGGTGATGATGATGAAGAGGAAGATGAGGAGGAGGAAGAAGATGAGGAAGGTGTAGATGATGAAGAG GATGACTCTGAGGGGGAAGACTTCGATCCAGTGGATGGAGCAAATGAAGAAGAAGAGG